A DNA window from Malus domestica chromosome 12, GDT2T_hap1 contains the following coding sequences:
- the LOC103450253 gene encoding hsp70 nucleotide exchange factor FES1-like, producing MADGGPNWEGLLKWSLSHSDGTRPNRNLSEEERKWFMEAMQSQSIDVVKRMKEISLVMQTPEDVLEAQGVTPADIEDLLDELQEHVESIDVANDLHSVGGLVPLLGYLKNSHANIRAKAAEVVTTIVQNNPKSQQLVMEANGLEYLFTNLASDPDVTVRTKALGAISSLIRHNKPGITAFRLANGYAALRDALASDNVRFQRKALNLIQLLLHENSSDCTVVTELGFPRIMLHLASSEDLEVREAALRGLLVLAQDKTDGANSRLADEDEKLKQLLQERIKGISSMSPEDLGAAKEERQLVDSLWNACYNEPSSLCEKGLLVLPGEDGPPPDIASKLFEPRLRAFSPNPADTKPATETKEAPPLLLGLGPPSEAANAQGSSGDRDDTNGSSHSN from the exons ATGGCGGACGGCGGACCCAACTGGGAAGGACTGCTCAAATGGAGCCTCTCTCACTCCGACGGCACTCGCCCCAATCGCAATCTGAG CGAGGAGGAACGGAAGTGGTTTATGGAAGCGATGCAGTCCCAGAGTATCGATGTTGTAAAGAGGATGAAGGAGATATCGCTTGTAATGCAAACTCCTGAGGACGTTTTGGAAGCTCAGGGAGTTACTCCTGCTGACATAGAAG ATTTGTTGGATGAGTTGCAGGAGCATGTTGAGTCCATTGACGTGGCCAATG ATCTTCACTCCGTTGGAGGTTTGGTCCCTCTTCTTGGTTACCTTAAGAATTCCCATGCTAATATCCGTGCAAAGGCTGCAGAAGTTGTGACCACTATTGTCCAGAACAACCCCAAGAGCCAGCAATTGGTTATGGAAGCGAATGGCTTAGAATATCTGTTTACTAATCTAGCATCTGACCCTGATGTCACGGTTCGAACCAAAGCCCTTGGAGCAATTTCCT CTTTAATCCGGCACAACAAACCCGGTATCACTGCATTTCGTCTGGCAAATGGTTATGCAGCCTTGAGAGATGCTTTGGCTTCTGACAACGTGAGATTCCAGAG GAAAGCTCTGAACTTGATTCAGTTGCTACTGCATGAGAATAGCTCTGATTGCACCGTAGTAACGGAGCTAGGATTTCCACGCATAATGTTGCACCTTGCCTCTAGCGAAGATCTAGAAGTACGAGAAGCTGCACTTCGGGGCCTTCTTGTGCTCGCTCAAGACAAAACTGATGGGGCCAATAGTAGGTTAGCTGATGAAGATGAGAAGTTGAAGCAACTTCTTCAAGAACGAATTAAAGGTATAAGTTCGATGTCTCCTGAAGATCTAGGGGCAGCTAAAGAAGAGAGACAGCTGGTGGACTCACTCTGGAATGCCTGCTACAACGAGCCATCTTCTCTTTGTGAGAAGGGGCTTCTTGTTCTCCCTGGGGAAGATGGACCGCCACCTGATATTGCAAGCAAGCTTTTTGAACCTCGTCTTAGAGCTTTCTCTCCAAATCCTGCTGATACAAAACCTGCTACGGAGACGAAAGAAGCTCCTCCTTTGCTGCTAGGATTAGGTCCTCCATCCGAGGCTGCAAATGCTCAAGGTAGTTCTGGTGACAGAGATGATACGAATGGTAGCTCACATTCGAATTAA